A region of Thermodesulfobacteriota bacterium DNA encodes the following proteins:
- a CDS encoding phosphatidylglycerophosphatase A yields the protein MNFKEKAVLFMATGCFIGKIPFAPGTFGSLAGILLCFILSKLSEPAAVVCMVLFILFSIWVANDAEKILQKKDPGSIVIDEIAGMAVTLIGLPFNVFYVAAGFVIFRILDISKPFPIRYMEKRISGGAGIVLDDIAAGIAANIILRVIFFLVPISIL from the coding sequence ATGAATTTTAAAGAAAAAGCGGTGTTGTTTATGGCAACAGGCTGCTTTATCGGAAAAATTCCTTTTGCTCCAGGCACATTCGGGTCTTTGGCTGGAATCCTGCTTTGCTTTATTTTGTCCAAGTTAAGCGAACCGGCCGCTGTGGTTTGCATGGTACTGTTTATTCTATTTTCCATATGGGTTGCCAATGATGCCGAGAAAATATTACAGAAAAAAGATCCCGGCAGTATAGTCATTGATGAAATTGCCGGTATGGCAGTGACGCTTATTGGACTCCCATTTAATGTATTTTACGTTGCAGCCGGTTTTGTTATCTTCAGGATTCTTGATATTTCAAAGCCCTTTCCCATAAGATACATGGAAAAGCGTATCTCAGGCGGAGCAGGTATCGTGTTGGATGATATTGCCGCAGGAATTGCGGCCAATATTATTTTAAGAGTGATCTTTTTTCTTGTTCCAATTTCTATTTTATAA
- the lepB gene encoding signal peptidase I: protein MSVKDVAEKRTSNIRENIEAILVAVLLALFIRTFAVQAFKIPSGSMKQTLLIGDHILVNKFIYGVKIPFSKTTIIPVKKPKQGDIVVFKFPQDPEKDFIKRVVGVGGDKVEIRNKQVFVNNIKANSDFAQFTDSFIVPGCPPGIRQDAPCRKDNFGPIKVPENKLFVMGDNRDESYDSRFWGFVDLKAVNGKAFIIYWSWDNDNFGIRWKRVGRVLK, encoded by the coding sequence TTGTCTGTAAAGGATGTGGCTGAAAAAAGGACCAGCAATATCCGAGAAAATATCGAAGCCATCCTGGTGGCCGTTCTTCTTGCTTTATTTATACGCACTTTTGCCGTTCAGGCTTTTAAAATTCCTTCAGGCTCAATGAAGCAGACCCTATTGATCGGAGACCATATTTTAGTTAACAAGTTTATTTACGGAGTTAAGATTCCGTTTTCCAAAACGACGATTATTCCTGTTAAAAAACCAAAACAAGGGGATATCGTTGTATTTAAGTTTCCCCAGGATCCTGAAAAAGATTTCATTAAGCGCGTGGTCGGTGTTGGAGGGGACAAAGTGGAAATTCGCAATAAACAGGTTTTTGTAAATAATATAAAAGCAAATAGCGACTTTGCCCAGTTCACCGATTCTTTTATTGTGCCCGGATGTCCACCGGGAATCAGACAAGATGCCCCGTGTCGCAAAGACAATTTCGGTCCGATTAAAGTGCCTGAAAACAAATTATTTGTCATGGGGGATAACCGGGATGAAAGTTATGACAGCAGATTCTGGGGTTTTGTTGATTTAAAAGCGGTTAACGGAAAAGCATTTATTATTTATTGGTCCTGGGATAACGATAATTTTGGTATCAGATGGAAAAGGGTGGGAAGAGTGCTGAAGTGA